In the genome of Spirochaetia bacterium, one region contains:
- the phnE gene encoding phosphonate ABC transporter, permease protein PhnE produces the protein MTIAETYDAKPRSLVRQLLYICIAVVLLAWSASATSSAGTGSNGGKVALNILKGIINPERSILFNFTKTGVPYLLFETVCIAFLGTVVGAVISIPFAFLGAVNIVPKPVAFLVRVLVMAIRTIPSFVYGLMFIMVTGPGPFAGLLTMSFCSIGMVSKMYIETIEDVSPGIIEALDASGCNTFDKIRFGIFPQLFPSFASTFIYRFDMNLRDATVLGLVGAGGIGAPLLFAMSSYRWSEVGSILIGLIVLVLAVEYFSTYLRKKLARG, from the coding sequence ATGACAATAGCTGAAACCTATGACGCAAAGCCTAGGAGCTTGGTCAGACAATTACTGTATATCTGTATTGCGGTTGTCCTGCTTGCCTGGTCAGCATCTGCAACAAGCAGTGCAGGTACCGGCAGCAACGGAGGCAAGGTAGCTCTCAATATTCTCAAGGGTATCATCAATCCTGAAAGAAGCATCTTGTTCAATTTTACCAAGACAGGAGTACCTTACCTGCTCTTTGAAACAGTCTGCATAGCATTCTTGGGCACGGTAGTAGGAGCCGTCATCTCCATACCGTTTGCATTCCTCGGAGCAGTCAACATCGTTCCCAAACCGGTCGCCTTTCTGGTCAGGGTACTTGTAATGGCAATCAGGACCATACCCTCATTCGTCTATGGACTTATGTTCATCATGGTAACCGGCCCTGGCCCGTTTGCTGGTTTACTGACCATGAGCTTCTGCTCAATAGGAATGGTATCAAAGATGTATATCGAAACCATTGAGGATGTAAGTCCTGGCATTATCGAAGCCTTGGATGCAAGCGGATGCAATACATTCGACAAGATCCGTTTCGGTATCTTCCCACAGCTGTTTCCTTCATTTGCATCGACTTTCATCTACAGGTTCGACATGAATCTACGAGATGCTACAGTGCTGGGTCTGGTAGGCGCAGGAGGCATCGGTGCTCCCTTGCTGTTTGCCATGAGCAGTTACAGATGGTCGGAAGTCGGTTCCATTCTCATTGGTCTGATCGTGTTGGTACTTGCCGTTGAATACTTCAGTACCTATCTCAGGAAGAAACTTGCCAGAGGATAG
- a CDS encoding ABC transporter ATP-binding protein/permease: protein MREEKNTISTKGGKVQARPGFHGGFQGGGEKPENFKKTWGELIAYSKPQLPIILVALLCAAIGALLSLVGPGKLSDITDLVTTGFVAGIDLDAVVKICVFLVVVYVASFVLSFAQGFILATVTQKITKKLRSDVSRKINSVPMWYYNRMSYGDVLSRVTNDVDAIGQTLNQSLGVFVSSLTLFLGSLVMMLLTNVILALSALVSVIIGFVLMILIMSKSQKYFLQQQRDLGAMNGHIEETYSGHDVVRAYNAMGKAKETFDQINGQLCESAFKSQFLSGLMRPVMMFIGNFGYVTVCVIGSLLAIKGLISFGVIVAFMMYVRFFTQPLAQLAQVATSLQSTAAASERVFEFLHQKNMEDESGKKDHIENVKGEIEFDHVRFGYEDSDTTVIHDLSLEAKPGQKVAIVGPTGAGKTTIVNLLMRFHEIQSGRILVDGVPIDTLTRENVHDLFCMVLQDTWLFEGTIRENIVYSGPQVSDDEMVAACKAVGIHHFIQTLPKGYDTVLTDESSLSAGQRQQLTIARAMVRHAPMLILDEATSSVDTRTELLIQQAMDKLMEGRTSFIIAHRLSTIKNADLILVLKDGDIIESGTHQKLLEQNGFYASLYNSQFEDGAYAS, encoded by the coding sequence ATGAGGGAAGAAAAAAATACTATCTCCACGAAGGGTGGAAAAGTACAGGCTAGGCCTGGTTTCCATGGTGGTTTCCAAGGTGGTGGAGAAAAGCCTGAAAATTTCAAGAAGACATGGGGTGAACTGATTGCCTACAGTAAGCCTCAGTTGCCGATTATCTTGGTTGCACTTCTCTGTGCAGCTATCGGAGCCCTGCTGTCTTTGGTCGGGCCTGGAAAACTGAGTGATATAACTGATTTGGTTACTACCGGCTTTGTTGCGGGCATAGACTTGGATGCAGTGGTCAAGATCTGCGTTTTCCTTGTTGTCGTTTATGTAGCCAGTTTTGTACTTTCGTTTGCCCAAGGCTTCATCTTGGCCACGGTAACACAGAAAATAACAAAAAAACTGCGTTCGGATGTTTCAAGAAAAATCAACAGTGTACCGATGTGGTACTACAACAGGATGTCCTATGGTGATGTGCTCAGCCGGGTTACCAATGATGTGGATGCCATCGGGCAGACATTGAACCAAAGTCTTGGAGTCTTTGTTTCTTCCCTGACGCTTTTCCTTGGATCCCTCGTCATGATGTTGCTTACCAATGTTATTCTGGCACTGTCGGCTCTTGTTTCTGTCATCATCGGCTTTGTCCTGATGATTCTGATCATGTCAAAATCCCAGAAGTACTTTCTTCAGCAACAACGGGATCTTGGAGCTATGAACGGACATATTGAAGAAACGTATTCAGGTCACGATGTAGTCAGAGCATACAATGCCATGGGAAAGGCCAAGGAGACTTTTGACCAAATAAACGGACAGCTTTGTGAAAGTGCATTCAAATCACAGTTTCTTTCAGGACTGATGCGCCCTGTCATGATGTTCATAGGAAATTTCGGTTATGTGACAGTCTGTGTCATCGGTTCGTTGCTTGCCATCAAAGGTCTCATTTCCTTCGGTGTCATTGTGGCTTTCATGATGTATGTGAGGTTCTTTACACAACCGCTTGCCCAGTTGGCCCAGGTTGCTACCAGTTTGCAATCGACTGCTGCAGCCAGTGAAAGAGTCTTTGAGTTCCTGCACCAGAAAAATATGGAAGATGAGTCAGGAAAGAAAGACCATATAGAGAATGTAAAAGGTGAAATAGAGTTCGACCATGTACGTTTCGGTTATGAAGATTCTGATACGACAGTTATCCATGATCTGTCATTGGAGGCAAAACCGGGACAGAAGGTTGCTATTGTCGGTCCGACTGGTGCCGGTAAGACAACGATTGTCAATCTTTTGATGCGTTTCCATGAGATTCAAAGTGGAAGAATACTTGTAGACGGGGTTCCGATTGACACATTGACAAGGGAAAATGTCCATGATTTGTTTTGCATGGTCCTTCAGGATACATGGTTGTTTGAAGGTACCATACGGGAGAACATAGTCTACAGCGGACCGCAGGTAAGTGATGATGAAATGGTTGCTGCCTGCAAGGCCGTAGGTATCCATCATTTTATCCAGACGCTTCCCAAGGGGTATGATACGGTCTTGACTGATGAATCCAGCTTGTCTGCAGGTCAAAGACAGCAACTGACTATTGCAAGGGCAATGGTGAGGCATGCTCCGATGCTGATTCTTGATGAGGCAACCAGTTCGGTGGATACCCGTACGGAACTGCTTATCCAACAAGCCATGGATAAGCTGATGGAAGGTCGGACGTCCTTTATCATTGCCCACCGTCTGTCAACGATAAAGAATGCGGATTTGATTTTGGTTTTGAAGGATGGAGATATCATCGAAAGTGGTACGCATCAGAAACTTCTGGAACAGAATGGTTTCTATGCCAGCCTGTATAACAGCCAGTTCGAGGATGGGGCCTATGCTTCATAA
- the phnE gene encoding phosphonate ABC transporter, permease protein PhnE, producing MAMPKHARQMILSNGNSVAKPRSNALLIALVIIAFSYVSVKVTGFSFAVLAKRGHQFWYLLAQMFPFNTKYLPNIWTPLFDTIKMSLLGCSIGAVLAIPFAMLASNNLVSSKIVISAVRVMFSILRTLPTLVTALIATYIWGLGTLAGTIAIFVFSFSYLGKLLYEEIETVDMGPYEAMQSMGLSWGACFRYAILPQILPFYISNSLYCFEGNVRYAAILGYVGAGGLGLILSEKISYMEWDKVGMILLMLFFTVAIIESTSHYIRSKIT from the coding sequence ATGGCGATGCCTAAACATGCAAGGCAAATGATCCTATCGAATGGAAATTCTGTGGCAAAGCCCCGTAGCAATGCGCTGCTCATTGCCCTTGTCATCATTGCATTTTCCTATGTATCCGTCAAAGTGACAGGTTTTTCCTTTGCCGTACTGGCAAAGCGAGGACACCAGTTCTGGTATCTGTTGGCTCAGATGTTTCCTTTCAACACCAAATATTTACCCAACATCTGGACACCTCTGTTCGATACCATCAAGATGAGTCTTCTCGGCTGTTCCATAGGAGCTGTATTGGCCATCCCGTTTGCAATGCTGGCAAGCAATAACCTTGTTTCATCCAAAATTGTCATTTCAGCAGTCAGGGTAATGTTTTCAATCCTCAGGACACTTCCGACCCTTGTTACGGCTTTGATTGCTACTTATATCTGGGGACTAGGAACCCTTGCGGGCACAATCGCAATCTTTGTATTTTCTTTTTCTTACCTAGGCAAACTGCTATATGAAGAAATAGAGACCGTAGACATGGGACCGTATGAGGCAATGCAATCCATGGGATTGTCATGGGGAGCTTGTTTTCGTTATGCAATACTGCCGCAGATTCTTCCCTTCTATATTTCTAACAGCCTGTACTGTTTCGAAGGTAATGTCAGGTATGCGGCAATCCTCGGCTATGTAGGAGCCGGAGGACTCGGGCTGATTCTCAGTGAAAAGATCAGTTACATGGAATGGGACAAAGTCGGCATGATCCTTCTCATGCTGTTTTTCACCGTGGCTATCATTGAGTCAACCAGCCACTACATCAGAAGCAAGATAACCTAG
- a CDS encoding MarR family transcriptional regulator has product MKTEDMTIEELARTVFHMHGHLIKKEFETRDITRVSHPHMLFMLRFRSKNSQGLSQKDIADRLGVSTPTVAISVKRMEKSGLLCKIPDEHDHRYNLISLTEKGRRLTDEAIEAFDSIDREIFNDFSPEDIAQLKRLLIHLMRNMEKQGIRSPEQLRTDN; this is encoded by the coding sequence ATGAAAACAGAAGACATGACGATTGAAGAATTGGCCAGGACTGTGTTCCATATGCACGGGCACCTGATCAAGAAAGAATTTGAGACACGGGACATTACGAGGGTGAGCCATCCTCATATGTTGTTCATGCTCAGGTTCAGGTCAAAGAACAGTCAGGGGTTGTCTCAGAAGGATATTGCGGACCGACTCGGTGTCAGTACGCCGACGGTGGCTATATCCGTGAAGCGGATGGAGAAATCCGGGCTGCTTTGCAAAATTCCTGATGAACATGACCATAGGTATAATCTTATAAGTCTTACGGAAAAAGGACGTAGGCTCACTGATGAAGCAATTGAAGCTTTCGATAGCATTGATAGGGAAATTTTCAATGATTTCTCGCCTGAGGATATCGCTCAGCTCAAGAGGTTGCTTATTCATCTCATGCGTAATATGGAAAAACAGGGGATACGATCTCCTGAGCAACTTAGGACAGACAACTGA
- a CDS encoding bifunctional metallophosphatase/5'-nucleotidase gives MEGRIYYTTDVHCYLFDTDYIENGHKDMGLLSIINEVHKDENSLFIDLGDNLQGSPMAIYAGKHGLYPQITTLKAGKYDYLVPGNHDFNFGVPVLASYLRQTGIPVLLANIEDSENRIQAKRYVIHTLPSGLRIGLAGITTDYVQVWESDTNKKGLVFHDAFQTAKELLADLDGQCDVKVLLYHGGFEADLESGAILSQSKENVGYRIAKELSYDLLLTGHQHMDIPFRDLFGTKVMQLPASATKYGVITFEKNTSGLTIEGKSVVPHAPLHPACKVRLQQVEDATQKWLSEPVCTLEESSCPTSKIESATKGSRFADLINHIQLEYSKADISCTSLGNRLEHLEGQISIRQVIAAYPFPNTLKKVEIGEPELKQVLERCAQYFDLKDGIPIVSQSFLTPKVEHYNYDFFLGLDYTIDIHKPIGNRVSDIRFHGEPLQGKKLTLCLNDYRASGTGGYGVYRSCKVIQTFKDDLQELVITYLMAHPTLASWEKSGLKVIW, from the coding sequence ATGGAAGGACGGATTTACTATACGACAGATGTGCATTGCTATCTGTTTGACACCGATTACATCGAAAATGGCCACAAGGATATGGGGCTGCTCTCCATCATCAATGAAGTCCACAAGGATGAAAACAGCCTTTTCATTGACCTTGGTGATAACCTGCAGGGGTCACCTATGGCTATTTATGCAGGCAAACATGGATTATATCCTCAGATTACGACCCTGAAAGCTGGAAAATATGACTATCTTGTACCAGGTAACCATGATTTCAACTTCGGAGTCCCTGTGCTGGCTTCCTATCTGCGGCAAACCGGTATCCCTGTACTTCTTGCCAACATTGAAGATAGTGAAAACCGTATACAGGCAAAACGCTATGTAATACATACCCTACCCTCCGGTCTCAGAATCGGTCTGGCAGGCATAACGACCGACTATGTGCAAGTCTGGGAATCAGATACGAACAAAAAAGGACTGGTCTTCCATGACGCCTTTCAGACAGCAAAAGAACTGCTTGCAGACCTTGATGGGCAATGTGATGTAAAAGTATTGCTTTACCATGGTGGGTTTGAAGCTGACCTTGAAAGCGGAGCCATACTTTCACAATCAAAGGAAAATGTAGGATACAGGATTGCCAAGGAACTTTCCTACGACCTGTTGCTTACAGGACATCAGCACATGGATATTCCGTTCAGAGATCTTTTTGGAACAAAAGTCATGCAACTTCCGGCTTCCGCAACTAAATATGGTGTAATTACTTTTGAAAAAAACACATCAGGACTCACTATAGAAGGAAAGTCTGTAGTTCCGCATGCTCCGCTGCATCCTGCCTGCAAGGTAAGGTTACAGCAGGTAGAAGATGCCACACAGAAGTGGCTATCCGAACCGGTATGTACATTGGAAGAATCCAGTTGTCCTACCAGCAAGATTGAAAGTGCAACAAAAGGTTCAAGGTTCGCTGATCTGATCAACCATATCCAGTTGGAATATTCAAAAGCAGATATTTCCTGTACCTCCCTCGGCAACAGACTTGAACATCTGGAAGGTCAGATTTCCATCAGGCAGGTCATTGCAGCTTATCCTTTTCCCAATACATTGAAGAAGGTTGAAATAGGAGAGCCTGAACTGAAGCAGGTCCTTGAAAGATGCGCACAGTACTTTGACCTCAAGGATGGCATCCCCATAGTCAGCCAAAGTTTTCTCACCCCGAAAGTCGAGCATTACAACTATGACTTCTTCCTGGGACTTGACTACACCATCGATATCCATAAGCCAATCGGCAACAGGGTTTCAGATATCAGATTCCACGGTGAACCTCTGCAAGGGAAAAAGCTGACACTCTGCCTCAATGACTATAGGGCAAGCGGAACAGGCGGCTATGGTGTCTATAGGAGCTGCAAGGTAATCCAGACTTTCAAGGATGACCTGCAGGAGCTGGTCATTACCTATCTGATGGCACACCCTACCCTTGCCTCATGGGAAAAAAGCGGACTCAAGGTCATCTGGTAA
- a CDS encoding PhnD/SsuA/transferrin family substrate-binding protein, which produces MKKALTFLLASLLAATSVFAQGQAETTSAASSKHIDTLKVYFVPSREPDEIITQTAPLAGLLKETLAGEGYTVDKVDIAVGTSYEAVGVALTAGTIDIGFIPASTYIQYSKMGADVILTATRAGLSNDSENPIDWNNNKPTVGDPNSQVGYYRALIIAGPSAKGKELAKKVNAGQKLTWDDLNSAKWAIMSATSSAGYVYPTMWLQKYYDGKTVLDLNTAVQCDSYGSGFARLASEQVDIICAYADARRDYDKKWDTTLGRTKSIWDETDVIGVTDKIMNDTISVSDNSPIMTPDFKAALQDAFIKIAQTDAGKKVIAIYSHQGYVKAKDSDYDNTRKANALMKSMSK; this is translated from the coding sequence ATGAAAAAGGCTCTGACATTCCTATTGGCCAGCCTGCTTGCGGCGACATCAGTGTTCGCACAGGGACAGGCTGAAACAACCTCTGCTGCTTCAAGCAAGCACATTGACACACTGAAGGTATACTTCGTACCCTCAAGGGAACCCGATGAAATCATTACACAGACGGCTCCCCTCGCAGGTCTTCTCAAAGAGACCCTAGCCGGTGAAGGATATACCGTAGACAAGGTAGACATCGCCGTCGGCACTTCCTATGAAGCGGTCGGTGTCGCCCTTACTGCAGGTACCATCGATATCGGTTTCATTCCGGCAAGTACCTACATCCAGTACTCCAAGATGGGGGCTGACGTCATCCTGACCGCAACTCGTGCAGGTCTTTCAAATGACAGTGAGAACCCAATCGATTGGAACAACAACAAACCTACCGTAGGAGATCCTAACAGCCAAGTCGGCTACTACAGGGCCTTGATTATCGCAGGCCCCTCCGCAAAAGGCAAGGAATTGGCAAAGAAGGTCAATGCTGGACAGAAGCTGACATGGGATGACCTCAACAGTGCAAAATGGGCTATCATGAGTGCAACTTCTTCAGCAGGATATGTCTATCCTACCATGTGGTTACAGAAATACTATGATGGAAAGACCGTCCTTGATCTCAATACGGCTGTCCAATGCGATTCCTATGGTTCAGGTTTCGCACGGTTGGCTTCCGAACAGGTAGACATCATCTGTGCCTATGCCGACGCACGCAGGGACTATGATAAGAAATGGGATACCACCCTTGGCAGGACAAAATCTATCTGGGACGAAACCGATGTCATCGGAGTGACTGACAAAATCATGAATGATACTATCTCCGTCAGTGACAACAGCCCGATCATGACTCCTGACTTCAAGGCAGCCCTGCAGGATGCATTCATCAAGATTGCCCAGACCGATGCCGGTAAGAAGGTCATAGCCATTTACTCCCACCAGGGATATGTAAAGGCAAAGGATTCCGATTACGACAATACCCGCAAGGCAAATGCACTGATGAAGAGCATGTCAAAATAG
- the phnC gene encoding phosphonate ABC transporter ATP-binding protein: MIRFDHVTKVYPNGVVGLKDVNLEIEQGEFIGIIGLSGAGKSTLIRAINKMHDISEGSLTVDGLDVHTLKGKKLRQYRTRIGMVFQSFNLVTRTTVIKNVLTSFVPRLKGWRKITGTFSKSMEMDALEALDKVGILDKAYTRVDQLSGGQQQRVALARTLAQDPKIILADEPVAALDPVTANAVMSDFARINKDLGITVLINIHHVDLALQYVHRIIGIKAGEIVFDGPSKEINDEILKSIYGDEVSQKEEA; encoded by the coding sequence TTGATCAGATTCGACCATGTAACAAAAGTGTACCCCAACGGTGTAGTAGGGCTGAAAGATGTCAACCTTGAAATTGAACAAGGTGAATTCATCGGCATAATAGGCCTCAGCGGTGCAGGCAAATCTACCTTGATCCGAGCAATCAACAAAATGCATGACATCTCCGAGGGCTCGCTTACTGTCGACGGTCTTGACGTACATACTCTGAAAGGCAAGAAACTGAGACAATATCGGACAAGAATCGGTATGGTCTTCCAGTCATTCAATCTTGTCACGAGGACTACGGTCATCAAGAACGTCCTCACTTCTTTTGTCCCAAGACTCAAAGGCTGGAGAAAAATTACCGGAACTTTCTCTAAAAGCATGGAAATGGATGCTTTGGAAGCATTGGACAAAGTCGGTATCCTTGACAAGGCCTATACTCGGGTAGACCAACTGTCTGGTGGTCAACAACAGAGAGTGGCATTGGCAAGGACACTTGCCCAGGATCCTAAGATTATCCTTGCAGATGAACCGGTAGCAGCATTGGATCCCGTCACTGCCAATGCCGTCATGAGTGATTTTGCAAGAATCAACAAGGATTTAGGTATTACCGTCCTGATCAACATTCACCATGTGGACCTTGCCTTGCAGTATGTACATAGAATCATAGGGATAAAGGCAGGAGAAATCGTCTTCGACGGGCCCTCAAAAGAAATCAATGATGAAATATTGAAATCAATCTATGGTGATGAAGTTTCGCAAAAGGAGGAAGCATAG
- a CDS encoding ABC transporter ATP-binding protein/permease: protein MFKLLKYLSKRQWLMICISILCIVAQVFLDLTLPGYMADITKLVETEGSHVPQILNAGSRMLLCALGSFISAICVIGLSSRIAAGFSKKLRELQFNQVESFSMEEINRFSTASLITRSTNDVTQVQMIIAFGLQALVKAPIMATWAIVKIAGKGVQWTMATAVAVLVLVLMIGIMVTFAVPKFKKVQGLTDNLNRVTRENLTGLAVVRAYNAESYQQEKFEKANTELTDTNQFIYRIMAMMQPGMSAIMSGLSLSIYWIGAFLINAASMADRITLFSNMVVFISYAAQVVMSFMMLSMIFLMLPRASVAAKRILEVIETKPKLVDGQEQTGLQEEKGEIEFKDVSFRYPDASGYALQHVSFAAHKGETVAFIGATGSGKTTLVNLALRFYDPTEGKILVDGKDSRAYTQESLHEKFGYVPQKSVMFSGDISSNVVYGDSRGGNLQQDAMEEAVEVAQAVDFVNAGQGGFERHVAQGGTNLSGGQKQRISMARAIYRDAEIYVFDDALSALDYRTDRLVRTALRDKKQTATMLIVAQRIGTIRNADRIIVLDKGNVVGIGTHEELMKDCAIYQEIALSQLSKEELS, encoded by the coding sequence ATGTTTAAATTATTGAAATATCTGAGCAAGCGGCAGTGGCTGATGATCTGCATCAGTATCTTATGTATTGTCGCACAGGTCTTCCTTGACCTGACACTTCCGGGATACATGGCAGACATTACGAAACTTGTGGAAACAGAAGGTAGCCATGTACCACAGATTCTGAATGCAGGTAGCCGAATGCTACTGTGCGCTTTGGGAAGCTTCATATCGGCAATATGTGTAATAGGGCTTTCGTCCCGTATCGCTGCCGGTTTTTCCAAGAAACTACGGGAATTGCAGTTCAACCAAGTTGAATCATTTTCGATGGAAGAAATCAACAGATTTTCCACTGCAAGTCTGATTACGCGCTCGACAAATGATGTCACGCAGGTGCAGATGATCATTGCCTTTGGCCTGCAGGCATTGGTAAAAGCACCTATAATGGCGACGTGGGCCATCGTGAAGATAGCGGGAAAGGGTGTGCAATGGACAATGGCAACGGCAGTCGCCGTCTTGGTACTCGTCCTGATGATAGGTATCATGGTAACATTTGCAGTACCTAAATTCAAGAAAGTGCAGGGGTTGACCGATAATCTCAATCGTGTGACCAGAGAAAATCTTACTGGACTGGCAGTGGTAAGAGCTTATAATGCAGAATCTTATCAACAGGAAAAGTTTGAGAAGGCAAATACGGAACTTACTGATACCAATCAGTTCATCTATAGGATCATGGCCATGATGCAACCAGGTATGTCGGCAATCATGAGTGGCTTGAGCCTTTCCATCTATTGGATAGGGGCCTTTCTGATAAACGCCGCTTCAATGGCTGACAGAATTACTCTTTTTTCCAACATGGTGGTATTCATCAGTTATGCAGCACAAGTGGTCATGTCCTTTATGATGCTCAGTATGATTTTCCTTATGTTGCCCCGTGCTTCTGTTGCAGCAAAGCGAATACTTGAAGTCATAGAGACAAAACCGAAGTTGGTTGACGGGCAGGAACAGACAGGGTTGCAGGAAGAGAAAGGTGAGATTGAATTCAAGGATGTCAGCTTCCGTTATCCTGATGCATCAGGTTATGCTTTGCAGCATGTGAGTTTTGCTGCCCATAAGGGCGAAACTGTTGCCTTTATCGGTGCCACGGGCAGCGGCAAGACGACATTGGTCAATCTTGCCTTGCGATTTTATGATCCTACGGAAGGAAAGATACTTGTCGATGGCAAAGATTCACGTGCCTATACCCAGGAATCACTTCATGAAAAGTTTGGTTATGTGCCACAGAAATCAGTGATGTTCTCAGGAGATATTTCCTCCAATGTCGTCTATGGAGACAGCCGTGGTGGCAACCTGCAGCAGGATGCCATGGAAGAAGCAGTAGAAGTAGCACAAGCTGTTGATTTCGTCAATGCTGGACAGGGAGGCTTTGAACGGCATGTGGCACAGGGTGGCACCAATCTGTCCGGAGGACAGAAACAAAGGATTTCCATGGCGAGGGCTATCTACCGGGATGCTGAAATCTATGTATTTGATGATGCGCTTTCTGCCTTGGATTATCGGACAGACAGGTTGGTCCGTACTGCTTTGCGGGACAAGAAGCAAACGGCTACCATGTTGATCGTGGCACAGCGGATCGGAACGATACGGAATGCAGATCGGATCATTGTACTGGATAAAGGTAATGTAGTCGGTATCGGTACCCATGAAGAGCTGATGAAAGATTGTGCAATCTATCAGGAGATAGCACTTTCACAGCTTTCCAAGGAGGAATTGTCATGA
- a CDS encoding AAA family ATPase, whose amino-acid sequence MKDSVSLTWNLLDGRLRLQALAEPSLLREEIEARDLRDCIVVIDEIQKVPQLLDEVHLLIEERNIRFLLTGSSARKLRSGGVNLLGGCAGKVIMHPFAYPEI is encoded by the coding sequence TTGAAAGACAGTGTCAGCCTGACATGGAACTTGCTTGATGGACGATTGAGGCTTCAAGCTCTGGCGGAACCAAGCCTGTTGCGTGAAGAAATTGAGGCCCGTGATTTACGGGATTGTATCGTCGTAATCGATGAGATTCAAAAAGTTCCCCAGTTGCTTGATGAAGTACATCTTTTGATTGAAGAACGGAACATACGTTTTCTTCTTACGGGATCCAGTGCAAGGAAACTACGTTCAGGAGGCGTGAATCTGCTTGGAGGTTGTGCCGGAAAAGTTATCATGCATCCTTTTGCCTATCCTGAGATTTAG
- a CDS encoding DUF4143 domain-containing protein yields MLPVSFCSDNPEEVLADYVDVYLTEEIQAESAARKLPQLSRFLTVAALSNTEMLNFTNIANDVGVSRQSVAGWYQILVDTLIGYKLPSFQKGKKRKTFGMPKFYFFDTGVARALQNISVPSQNQSEYGKFFEQYIFMELRAYLDYSQSRAILSYWRTTSNLEVDFVVGEKVAIETKTTKHTSGNDYKGLKAFSTESRCERFILVCQEERPRKLSIGIEIMPWKYFLDLLWKGKIC; encoded by the coding sequence TTGCTTCCTGTTTCCTTCTGCAGTGATAATCCGGAAGAAGTCCTTGCGGATTATGTTGATGTTTATCTTACTGAGGAAATACAGGCAGAAAGTGCTGCCCGTAAACTGCCGCAACTTTCTCGTTTTCTTACTGTTGCTGCATTATCAAATACCGAAATGCTCAATTTTACCAATATAGCAAATGATGTCGGTGTTTCCCGTCAATCTGTGGCAGGTTGGTATCAGATTCTTGTTGATACGTTGATAGGTTATAAACTTCCTTCATTCCAGAAAGGAAAAAAAAGAAAAACCTTCGGCATGCCGAAATTCTATTTTTTTGACACTGGTGTAGCGCGGGCATTACAGAATATATCAGTTCCTTCTCAAAACCAAAGCGAATATGGTAAGTTTTTTGAGCAGTATATCTTCATGGAATTGCGAGCATATCTTGATTATAGCCAAAGCAGGGCAATACTTAGCTATTGGAGGACTACCAGTAATCTTGAAGTTGATTTTGTTGTTGGGGAAAAAGTTGCCATTGAAACAAAAACCACCAAGCATACCAGTGGAAACGATTATAAGGGACTCAAGGCTTTCAGTACGGAAAGTCGGTGCGAGAGGTTTATTCTTGTTTGCCAGGAAGAGAGGCCTAGAAAACTTTCCATAGGTATTGAAATCATGCCATGGAAATACTTTTTGGATTTATTGTGGAAAGGTAAGATCTGTTAG